In Deltaproteobacteria bacterium, the DNA window CTCCGTGTTCCACCACCTCTTCCTTGTCTCCGGATCGGAGGGTGGACTTGAAGTTTCCGACAAATCCTTCCACGTCGGCCAACTCGGTCTTCAGGTACACATCGATGTTCGGGTCTGAGCGGACGGATTCCACGAGCCGATCCAGATTCTCCCGGATATCCTCGCCCTTCCAGGTCCTGAAAAGATTCAGGGCCTGCCCCCCGAGGGCTTCGGAACGCTCGATAAGGGAGACCCGGTAACCCTGACCCGAGAGGCTCTTGGCTGAGGTCATGCCCGAGATGCCGCCGCCGATCACCAGGGCCCTCTGGTTGATGTCCAGCTCCGCCTCCTGGAGGGGTTCCATGAGGGCGACCTTTGCAACGGCCATCCGGACCAGGTCCTTGGCCTTCAGGGTGGCCTCCTCGGGGTGGTCCTTGTGTACCCAGGAATCCTGGTTGCGGATGTTGGTCATCTCGAAGAGATACTTGTTGAGCCCGGCGTTGACGAGGGTCTCCTGGAACAGGGGTTCGTGGGTTTTGGGCGTGCAGGCGGCCACAACTATCCGGTTGAGGCCCTTTTCCCTGATCTCCCGGGCGATGATGTCCTGGGTATCCGTTGAGCAGGTAAAGAGATTGTCCGTCACGTATTCCACGAAAGGAAGGCTCTCGGCATAGTCACGGACCGCAGGGACGTCCACCACGCCGCCGATATTGATTCCGCAATGGCAGATGAACACCCCGATCCTGGGCCTCTCCCCCGCGACGTTTATCTCCTCCGGGACCTCAACCTCCCTGACGAGGGTATTCCTGGCGGGGCTCAGGAGGGCCCCTGCCTCGGCCGCAGCCGAACTGGCCTCGATGACGGACTGGGGGATGTCCTTAGGTCCCTGGAAAGCGCCGCAGACATAGATGCCTTCTCGGGAAGTGGCCACGGGCCGGAATGATCCTGTATCGCAAAACCGGCCCTCCGTGAGATCGATGCCGAGTTTACGGGCCAGATCCACTACCCCTGGGGAGGTCTCCAGCCCCACTGACAGCACCACCATGTCGAAGGGCTCCCGGACCACCTTCCCATTTTCGTCCACGTAAGGCACCACGAGTTCATCACGTCCCTCGACGGCGTCCACGGTGGGAACCCTGGAGCGTATGAAGCGGATGCCATGCTTGTTCCGGGCGTCCTCGTAATAACGTTCGAACTCCTTTCCGTGGGTCCGCATGTCCATGAAGAAGACGGCGCAATCCAGGTCGCTTCCCGCATGCTCCTTGGCGATGACCGCTTCTTTGACGGCGTACATGCAGCAAACGGACGAGCAGTATCCGTGGTCACACTTGTGGAGATCCCGGGAACCCACGCACTGGAGCCAGGCGATCTTTCTCGGCTCCTTCCCGTCCGAGGGGCGCTGGAGATGGCCCTGATAGGGCCCGGTGGCGCTCAGGATGCGCTCGAACTCCATGCTGGTCACCACGTTGGGATTCGCTGCATACTTGTAAGTTGTATAAAGGGAGGGATCAAAGGGCTTGAATCCCGGGGCAAGGACCACCGCCCCGACCTCGAGGGTCACGCGCTCTTCCTTCTCATCGAAATTGATGGCCC includes these proteins:
- a CDS encoding CoB--CoM heterodisulfide reductase iron-sulfur subunit A family protein, with protein sequence MPDEVRGSVLIVGGGIAGMQCALDAANSGYYVYLLERSASIGGAMAQLDKTFPTNDCAMUIISPKLVEVGRHLNIELLTLAEVADIKGEPGNFRVDVLRHPRYVDMEKCIACGTCAEKCPKKVDDLFNEGLIKRKAIYVEYAQAVPLKYAIDPESCIYLTKGKCRACEKFCPTGAINFDEKEERVTLEVGAVVLAPGFKPFDPSLYTTYKYAANPNVVTSMEFERILSATGPYQGHLQRPSDGKEPRKIAWLQCVGSRDLHKCDHGYCSSVCCMYAVKEAVIAKEHAGSDLDCAVFFMDMRTHGKEFERYYEDARNKHGIRFIRSRVPTVDAVEGRDELVVPYVDENGKVVREPFDMVVLSVGLETSPGVVDLARKLGIDLTEGRFCDTGSFRPVATSREGIYVCGAFQGPKDIPQSVIEASSAAAEAGALLSPARNTLVREVEVPEEINVAGERPRIGVFICHCGINIGGVVDVPAVRDYAESLPFVEYVTDNLFTCSTDTQDIIAREIREKGLNRIVVAACTPKTHEPLFQETLVNAGLNKYLFEMTNIRNQDSWVHKDHPEEATLKAKDLVRMAVAKVALMEPLQEAELDINQRALVIGGGISGMTSAKSLSGQGYRVSLIERSEALGGQALNLFRTWKGEDIRENLDRLVESVRSDPNIDVYLKTELADVEGFVGNFKSTLRSGDKEEVVEHGVAVIATGAAEYRPREYLYGEDPRVLTHLDLDRKFMADDPSLKDVKTAVFIQCVGSREPERPYCSRVCCTHSIESALHLKKLNPEMNIYILYRDIRSYGEREYLYRQARMEGVMFIRYSLENKPRVSPAPEGLEIEVWDPILRESIGIRADLLALATAVVPYRDENLARFFKVPMNEDGFFVEAHAKLGPSEFSTDGVFLCGLAHYPKPIDESVAQALAASSRAVTLLAKRKVKTSGTVAYVNPADCSSCGVCVSICPYSAPSFLAEGPMAGKAEINPVLCKGCGLCVASCRSGAINLRGFEEGQIMAMINEM